In Microbacterium binotii, one DNA window encodes the following:
- a CDS encoding transferase produces the protein MGKNYIDIENERGEMLRYRKHVNGRGLIANGAKVHPTAVVEAGAYVEPGAQIAADVYVGRGAWIESDVVIGPKVKIAPHAHIGSRAHVGAGAQIGVRTQIGPGASVAGGSLIGDDQTIAQGERVATDRRGLRSAA, from the coding sequence GTGGGCAAGAACTACATCGATATCGAGAACGAGCGCGGTGAGATGCTGCGCTACCGCAAGCACGTGAATGGACGCGGGCTCATCGCGAACGGCGCGAAGGTCCACCCGACGGCCGTCGTCGAAGCGGGCGCCTATGTGGAGCCCGGCGCGCAGATCGCTGCTGACGTCTACGTCGGCCGCGGAGCGTGGATCGAGAGCGACGTCGTGATCGGCCCGAAGGTCAAGATCGCGCCGCACGCGCACATCGGTTCCCGCGCACATGTGGGCGCCGGCGCGCAGATCGGCGTGCGCACGCAGATCGGCCCCGGAGCGAGTGTCGCCGGTGGTTCGCTGATCGGCGACGACCAGACCATCGCCCAGGGCGAGCGTGTGGCCACCGACCGTCGGGGGCTTCGCTCCGCCGCCTGA
- a CDS encoding glutamine amidotransferase-related protein: protein MDSRPLLYLCARPQRDAAEAEWASFRIAMGRDADGLHAWDLVEAPLPADAIERYAGFVVGGSPFNVTTSDKGAVQSRLEDDLARVAEAAAAGATRAMFTCYGIGVVTRVFGGTVADTYPEGTGATTVALTDAGRHDPVFGGLPERFDAFTAHKEGTDILPSDAVLLATNEDCPVQAYRVGESLYTTQFHPELTPRDFTARMRIYRDGGYFDPSEFDAVAARVLASPVTEPARILHAFARL from the coding sequence ATGGATTCCCGCCCTCTGCTGTACCTCTGCGCGCGCCCGCAGCGGGATGCGGCCGAGGCGGAGTGGGCATCGTTCCGCATCGCGATGGGACGCGACGCCGACGGACTCCACGCATGGGATCTTGTCGAAGCCCCCTTGCCGGCCGACGCGATCGAACGCTACGCCGGCTTCGTCGTCGGCGGCAGCCCCTTCAACGTCACGACCTCCGACAAGGGTGCGGTGCAGAGCAGGCTCGAGGACGACCTCGCCCGCGTGGCCGAGGCCGCCGCGGCCGGCGCGACGCGGGCGATGTTCACCTGTTACGGCATCGGCGTCGTCACCCGCGTCTTCGGGGGCACCGTTGCCGACACGTATCCCGAGGGGACGGGCGCGACGACCGTCGCCCTCACGGATGCGGGGCGCCACGACCCGGTGTTCGGTGGGCTACCCGAGCGGTTCGACGCCTTCACGGCACACAAGGAGGGCACCGACATCCTGCCGTCCGACGCCGTGCTGCTGGCCACCAACGAGGACTGCCCCGTGCAGGCGTACCGCGTCGGCGAGAGCCTGTACACGACCCAGTTCCACCCCGAGCTCACGCCGCGGGACTTCACGGCGCGGATGCGGATCTATCGCGACGGCGGATACTTCGATCCGAGTGAGTTCGACGCGGTCGCTGCTCGTGTGCTGGCCTCCCCGGTGACCGAGCCCGCCCGCATCCTGCACGCCTTCGCGCGCCTCTGA
- a CDS encoding tryptophan-rich sensory protein, protein MNVATSRSSDLTRQIVVLAATGFMLVAAMVGTGLFGGTAVQDLQDGALDADASYLAPARQAFSIWSAVYLGLIAYAIWQALPGQRSSARQRRLGWLIAATEVLNGLWLVSAQFTTLPLTVLVIVLLLVALAITWRRAIMQPREGAVSAVLIDGVTGLHLGWVTLATVANTAAWLTRILPAGAEDAADVWGVVVLVAVAAIGCGIAWFGRVAPSLALCWGLSWLAVGRLTDQPHSAAIGTAAVCAAVVIALVTVVRVVQRVRRS, encoded by the coding sequence ATGAACGTCGCCACCTCGCGCTCATCCGACCTCACGCGTCAGATCGTCGTCCTGGCCGCGACCGGCTTCATGCTGGTCGCGGCCATGGTCGGCACCGGACTGTTCGGCGGCACCGCCGTGCAGGACCTGCAGGACGGTGCCCTCGACGCCGATGCGAGCTATCTCGCCCCCGCCAGGCAGGCCTTCTCCATCTGGTCGGCGGTCTACCTGGGGCTCATCGCCTACGCGATCTGGCAGGCACTGCCGGGTCAGCGATCGAGTGCGCGCCAGCGACGTCTCGGGTGGTTGATCGCCGCGACCGAGGTGCTCAACGGCCTCTGGCTCGTCTCGGCGCAGTTCACCACGCTGCCGCTGACCGTGCTCGTCATCGTGCTGCTTCTCGTCGCCCTCGCGATCACCTGGCGCCGGGCCATCATGCAGCCGCGCGAGGGCGCCGTGTCCGCCGTGCTGATCGACGGCGTGACGGGACTTCACCTCGGTTGGGTGACGCTCGCGACGGTCGCGAACACCGCGGCGTGGCTGACCCGCATCCTGCCCGCCGGCGCCGAGGACGCGGCGGACGTCTGGGGCGTCGTCGTCCTGGTCGCCGTGGCGGCGATCGGATGCGGCATTGCCTGGTTCGGCCGCGTCGCGCCCTCCCTCGCCCTGTGCTGGGGGCTTTCGTGGCTCGCCGTGGGTCGACTGACCGATCAGCCGCACAGCGCGGCGATCGGCACGGCCGCCGTCTGCGCCGCCGTGGTCATCGCCCTCGTCACCGTCGTGCGCGTCGTGCAGCGGGTGCGCCGGAGCTGA
- a CDS encoding LysR family substrate-binding domain-containing protein, protein MAGRGSPKGGRKPARSAATRSTAAHRPTPKGSPRTSPKKPAPTPAPQIPEGPFRLGAIPGATPGKWIDIWHERMPRTPLELVPLEVSAQEEALQSGQVDAALVRPPVDADRWHLIRLYEETTVVAFSADSHLAAGEVLAPEDLAGEVLIVPADDVLDPHVPGTVAPAFAAPATTADAIEIVASGVGIVIVPMSLARLHHRKDVEYRALTGAATSPVGFAWPREDASPLVDTFIGIVRGRTAQSSRD, encoded by the coding sequence ATGGCTGGTCGAGGGTCACCGAAGGGCGGGAGGAAGCCCGCACGCTCCGCAGCGACCCGCAGCACCGCCGCGCACCGGCCGACCCCGAAGGGCTCGCCCCGCACGTCCCCCAAGAAGCCGGCCCCGACTCCGGCGCCGCAGATCCCCGAGGGCCCGTTCCGCCTCGGCGCGATTCCGGGGGCCACGCCCGGCAAGTGGATCGACATCTGGCACGAACGGATGCCGCGCACCCCTCTCGAACTCGTACCGCTCGAGGTCAGCGCGCAGGAGGAGGCGTTGCAGAGCGGGCAGGTGGATGCGGCGCTGGTCCGCCCGCCCGTCGACGCCGACCGCTGGCATCTCATCCGCCTCTACGAGGAGACGACCGTGGTCGCCTTCTCCGCCGACTCGCACCTCGCCGCGGGAGAGGTGCTCGCGCCCGAAGACCTCGCGGGCGAGGTGCTCATCGTCCCGGCGGACGATGTACTGGACCCGCACGTCCCCGGCACCGTCGCCCCGGCCTTCGCGGCACCTGCGACGACGGCGGACGCCATCGAGATCGTCGCGTCGGGTGTGGGCATCGTGATCGTCCCGATGTCGCTCGCCCGGCTCCACCACCGCAAGGACGTCGAGTACCGGGCCCTCACGGGCGCGGCGACCTCACCCGTCGGATTCGCGTGGCCGCGCGAGGACGCCTCGCCGCTCGTCGACACCTTCATCGGCATCGTCAGGGGCCGCACCGCGCAGTCGTCGCGCGACTGA
- a CDS encoding YitT family protein, whose product MEPELGARPSAPETASTLVFDVKQTAHSVPEDILGILTGTFAASLGLYLLQSAGSVTGGTAGVALLFDYATSWPFWLIFAVVNLPFAVLAIWKKGWDFTLRTAVSIALVSGWSVVHHALLHIESLDPIYGTLGGNLLAGVGLLILFRHKASLGGINIVALLIQERTGFRAGWTQLILDLVIILISLLVIPAPAVLLSAIGAVLLNLVLAMNHRPGRYIGH is encoded by the coding sequence ATGGAACCGGAGCTCGGAGCGCGCCCGAGCGCCCCTGAGACCGCCTCGACGCTGGTCTTCGACGTCAAGCAGACGGCGCACAGTGTGCCGGAGGACATCCTCGGCATTCTGACCGGCACGTTCGCGGCTTCGCTCGGTCTCTACCTGCTGCAGTCGGCGGGCTCGGTCACCGGCGGCACCGCGGGCGTCGCGCTGCTGTTCGACTACGCGACCTCCTGGCCGTTCTGGTTGATCTTCGCCGTCGTGAACCTTCCCTTCGCCGTGCTCGCGATTTGGAAGAAGGGGTGGGATTTCACCCTGCGTACGGCGGTCTCGATCGCGCTCGTGTCGGGATGGTCGGTCGTGCACCACGCACTCCTGCACATCGAGAGCCTGGACCCGATCTACGGCACACTCGGCGGCAACCTGCTGGCGGGCGTCGGTCTGCTGATCCTGTTCCGCCACAAGGCGAGCCTGGGCGGGATCAACATCGTCGCCCTGCTGATCCAGGAGCGCACCGGTTTCCGTGCGGGCTGGACCCAGCTGATCCTCGACCTCGTGATCATCCTGATCTCGCTGCTGGTGATCCCGGCACCCGCCGTGCTGCTGAGCGCGATCGGCGCCGTGCTGCTGAACCT